The genomic window TTCCCGCGGTCTACATCGCCAAGAAGGAGCTGAAGTATGTGCCCTTCATCGGCTGGGCCGGGTGGGCCGCAGGGGTGATCTTCATCGACCGCGGCGACCGGGAGCGGGCCCGCCGCAGCATCCTCGAAGCGGCCCAGCAGATCCGCGACGGCAAGAATGTGGTGATCTTTCCCGAAGGCACCCGCAGCCACACCGGCCAGATGCTGCCCTTCAAGAAGGGCGGCTTCGCCCTGGCCCAGGATGCGGGCGTGCCCATCGTGCCCATGGCCACTGTGGGGGGCCATCAGGTGCTCCCGCCGGGCAGCCTGAAGATCCGGCCGGGACGGTACACCCTCCTGATGGGCCAGCCCGTCCACCCGGCCGACCACCCGGATCGCGAAGCCCTCGTGCAGGAAGTGCGCCGCCGCATCGAAGAGCTGGTGGCCCAGGCCCACGAAACGGCCTGCTAGGGTCTGTTTTCAAATGCCGCGACTTCGTCGCGGTGTCGTGGAATTTGAAAACAGATCTTAGAAGATCCTACCGGAAGGCCGGATCCTGCTGGGCCACGCGGCGCTTGCCCGTGTGCAGGCGGTCCGCCAAGTCGAGCAGGTTCCTGGCGCCCGTCGGATCACCCAGCCGGGCGGCCATGCGGGCCATGAAGTAGAGGTTCACGGAAAGCACCCGCTTCTCGTTGTGCTTCTTGGCCGCGAGATCCGAGGCCAGCAGCTTCTGCCGGTAGCTTTCGATCTGCGCCCGGGCGGCCGCCGCCTCGCCCTCCACGGCCTGCTTGACCGCCACCAGGAGCACGGTGTTGGAGTGGTCCGGAGGCCAGGCGTTCTCCAGCTCCCGGAGATACCCTTCGGCGGAGGCGCGATCCCCGCGGTCCCAGGCGGTGTAGGCCATGAGGCTGCGCAGCACATTGGAAGTCGGCACCTCGCGCAGGCCGGCCTTCAGCCGGACTTCCGCCTCGGGAGCGCGCCCCATCCAGAGCAGGGCATCCGCGGCGGTGACATAGGCGTACTCGGCGGAGGGCCGCAGGGCGATGGCCCGGTCCGCATGCTCGAGGGCCTGGAGGAGGTCGCCGTCATTCTGCAGCAGCACGCCGTACCGGTGGTGGGCCTGCCAACCCTCGGGGAAGAGCGCCAGGGACTTCTCGAAGTAGCGCCGGGCCGTCTGGTGGTTGTCCTCGCCTTCCAGGCCCGCGAAGACATCCGCCAGCACATCGTAGGCCTTGTGGTCCGCGGGATCAAGCCGCACGGCCTGGAGCGCGGAGCGGCTCGCGCCCTCCAGATCGCCCAGTCGCAGCAGGATGGAACCCAGGGCCCGGTAGGCCTGGGAGGCGCTGGGATCCAGGGCGATGGCCTGCTCGGCAGCGGCCTTGCCCTGGCGGAGCAGGGCCTGCCCCTCGGCGAAGCGTCCCTGGCTCAAGGCGCGGGTCGCACCCAGCTCCGCCAGGGTCCAGGCGTATTCCGCCCGGGCCGGGGCGTAGTCGGGCTCGATCTCGATGGCCGAGGCCAGCAGGGAGTTCGCCAGCTGGACCGCATCCTGGTTGCCATCGGTGATGACCTGGAGGGCCTTGGTGTAGAGCTCCCGGGTGCGGGGGTTCTTGGCCTGGGAGCGAAGCGAGCCTGGATCGCTGCCCAGCCCCATCTCCTGGGGCAGCCGCTGCTGCAGCTCGTCCTCCAGCTTCAGGAGGTCGGTCACGGGGCGGTCCAGCTGGAACTGGTGCCGGGTCGCCCCCCGCGCCACATCCACCACGCGAACCCCCATGCGGAGCTGCCCCCCCACGACCTGATAGCTGCCCAGGACCAGCAGCTCCGCCTTGAGCTGGCGGCCCAATTCGCCGAGGGCCCGGGGGGCCTGCCCGGGGGTGTCGCCCAGTTGGTGCATGGCCTCCACCACCCGCAGGCGGTCCACCACCAGGATGTCGTCCCGCCGCACCAGCCCGTAGGCCATGGCATCCGCGAAGCTGTTGCTCAGCCAGGCATGCTCCGCATCCGGCTGCAGCTGCTCCATGGGCAGGATGGCCACCACCCGGCGCCCCCGGGTGAAGTCCAGCCGCGAGGCCCGGCGGGCTTCCCCCAGGCCGGAGCCGTCGCGGCTGCGGAGCAGCCAGCCGCCGAGCCCGGCGGCCGCCACGAGGACCAGGCCCGAGGAAACGAGGAGCCAGGTCCGCCGGGGCCGACGGAGCAGCGCCACCGGCCGGCTGAGGTGGGGCACCGTGGCCGTGGGGATGTTCTCGGACAGCCCCGCGACCAGGGCTTGCAGGTTCGGAAACCGGTCTTTGGGGGACTTGGCCATCAGACGGTGGATGGCGTCCTGAAGGGTGCGCGGGAGATCCGGCCTCGCCTCCGAAAGAGGCCGAGGCTCATCGCGCGTCACCGCGTAGAGCGTGTCCACGAGGCTGCCGCGCAGGAAGGGGTGGACCGCCGTCGCCAGCTCGTAGAGCACCACGCCCAGGCTGAACTGGTCCGACTGGCCCGTGAGGGGCTGGCCATTGGCCTGTTCCGGGCTCATGTAGGCGGGGGTGCCCTGGCTGTAGCCGGGTGCCGTGTGCTCGACGAGGGTCATGTGATGGGAGGTCGGCCCCGCGGGAAGGTCGTCGGCCCCCCGGCGGGCGATGCCGAAATCCAGGATCTTGAGCTGGCCTTCATCCGTCAGCAGCAGATTCTCGGGCTTGATGTCACGGTGGACGATGCCCTTCTGGTGCGCGTGGGAGAGGGCGGCCGCGGCCTGGCGGGCCAGGTCCTGCAGGGCCTCACCTTCGAGCGGGCGGCCCACCAGGGCGCGGAGCGTGCGGCCCACCACCAGCTCCATGGCAATGTAGGGCGTCCCCTCCACCTCGCCCGCGTCATAGATATGGGCGATGTTCGGGTGATTGAGCTGGCAGGCCAGCTTGGCCTCGCCGATGAGGGCCTTGCGCCGGAGATCATCGGCATCCTTCAGGATCTTGAGCGCCACCTCCCGCTCGAGCCGCAGGTCGAGGGCCTTCCAGACTTCGCCCATGGCGCCTTCCCCGAGCCGGGAGATCAGACGGTAGGAACCGAAGTGGGAGGCGTCGGAGAGCAAGCAGGTCCTTGGTGGCAGGAATGAAGTATACCTTTCGACCTAGGGAAGCGTTTATGTTGCTGGAGGCTTGACCACCATCTCGAAATGTCGAGAATCGGAGTGGAGGTAGCCGTGCCCACGCCGGATCTCGAGACCGCCCTCACCGGAGCCCGCCTGGTGGAAGAAGCGGGTGCCCTGCTCACCCTGGGCGAGGAGCCGGAGCGCATGGTCGCCCACGCCTTCGAGCGCCTCGGTCAGCTGGTGCCCTATGATCTCGCCACCGTCTTGCTGCGGGAGGGCGAAGGTCTGCGGGTCGCCTACGCCGTGGGGCCCCTGGCCACGCCCCAATTGTCCGAAGCCCGGATCCCCGTGCGGGGCAATCTCCGCCTGCAGAACGCGCTCAAGGCCCGCTCCCGGCCCGCCACCTTCGAGGAGGACGATCCCGGCGAGGACACCTTCCACGGTCTCCTCGAGATGCCCCATGGGCACAGCTGCCTCGTGGCTCCCCTCCGCAGCCGCGGCGAGACCTTCGGCCTCATGACCCTCGATGCGATGGTGTGCCGGCAGTACCCCGAGAGCGTGCTCCACCATGTGGGCGTCTTCGCCTCCCTGCTCGCCCTGGGCCTCAAGCAGGCTGAACACCTGGCCCGGCTGGCCGAACGGGAACGCAGCCTGGCGGAGGAGGTCAGCTACTTCCGCGAGGTCCAGCGCCGGGATGT from Geothrix sp. includes these protein-coding regions:
- a CDS encoding serine/threonine-protein kinase, producing MLSDASHFGSYRLISRLGEGAMGEVWKALDLRLEREVALKILKDADDLRRKALIGEAKLACQLNHPNIAHIYDAGEVEGTPYIAMELVVGRTLRALVGRPLEGEALQDLARQAAAALSHAHQKGIVHRDIKPENLLLTDEGQLKILDFGIARRGADDLPAGPTSHHMTLVEHTAPGYSQGTPAYMSPEQANGQPLTGQSDQFSLGVVLYELATAVHPFLRGSLVDTLYAVTRDEPRPLSEARPDLPRTLQDAIHRLMAKSPKDRFPNLQALVAGLSENIPTATVPHLSRPVALLRRPRRTWLLVSSGLVLVAAAGLGGWLLRSRDGSGLGEARRASRLDFTRGRRVVAILPMEQLQPDAEHAWLSNSFADAMAYGLVRRDDILVVDRLRVVEAMHQLGDTPGQAPRALGELGRQLKAELLVLGSYQVVGGQLRMGVRVVDVARGATRHQFQLDRPVTDLLKLEDELQQRLPQEMGLGSDPGSLRSQAKNPRTRELYTKALQVITDGNQDAVQLANSLLASAIEIEPDYAPARAEYAWTLAELGATRALSQGRFAEGQALLRQGKAAAEQAIALDPSASQAYRALGSILLRLGDLEGASRSALQAVRLDPADHKAYDVLADVFAGLEGEDNHQTARRYFEKSLALFPEGWQAHHRYGVLLQNDGDLLQALEHADRAIALRPSAEYAYVTAADALLWMGRAPEAEVRLKAGLREVPTSNVLRSLMAYTAWDRGDRASAEGYLRELENAWPPDHSNTVLLVAVKQAVEGEAAAARAQIESYRQKLLASDLAAKKHNEKRVLSVNLYFMARMAARLGDPTGARNLLDLADRLHTGKRRVAQQDPAFR
- a CDS encoding lysophospholipid acyltransferase family protein; this encodes MANWRDTGFGGVVMVAWALATVPLTVLGILLAVPVLGRQRAFFTVGPMFARGMAWFCHIPYTLHGWEQMPDAIREGRQSVIFMSNHESQMDPPILVAALPLPAVYIAKKELKYVPFIGWAGWAAGVIFIDRGDRERARRSILEAAQQIRDGKNVVIFPEGTRSHTGQMLPFKKGGFALAQDAGVPIVPMATVGGHQVLPPGSLKIRPGRYTLLMGQPVHPADHPDREALVQEVRRRIEELVAQAHETAC